In the genome of Aequorivita sp. H23M31, the window TCTAGAAGATTTGATTGATTTTAAATCAAGATCTCAGAATCCTCATGACTATTTAGATCTTCAGGAATTAAAAGAAATTAAAGGAGCAGAAAACGATTAAATCAATCCAGCTTTTCCGTTAGCTTTTTGAATGTTTTTTTGGGATCTTTATTCTCATATAGAATTTGGTACACGGCATCTATAATAGGAGTTTTGGCCTTTTTCTTTCCTTTTTGTTGGTTTAGGTGATAGGCGCTTTTCGTGGCGTAGTAACCTTCGGCAATCTGGCTAAGCTCTAGTTGGGCGCTTTTTACGGTATAACCTTTTCCAATCATAGTTCCAAACATTCTATTTCTACTGAAAATAGAGTATCCAGTAACCAAAAGATCTCCTAAATAGGCAGAGTCATTTATGTCCCGTTTCATTTTATGAACGCGCTTCACGTATTTCTTCATCTCACGAATTGCGTTGCTCATCAAAACGCTTTGAAAGTTGTCTCCGTAGCCCAACCCATGCGCAATACCTGCCGCCACAGCATAAATATTTTTCAACATAGCAGCGTATTCCGTGCCAAGAACGTCGTCACTGGTGGTGCACCTTATATAATCGCTTCTTAGGGCATTGGCAACGATTTCGGCCTTGGTGCTATCTGCGCTGGCAATGGTAAGGTACGAAAGCCTTTCCAGAGCCACCTCCTCGGCGTGGCAAGGACCTGAGATAATTCCAATATTATTAAAAGGAACTTTGTAAAAGGTATTAAAATGATCTCCTACAATCAGGCTTGTTTCCGGGACGATCCCTTTAATCGCAGAAAAAATCACTTTATTTTCTAATGATACCGTGAGTTTTTCGAGCTCAAGATGAAGAAATGCAGACGGAATAACAAAAATAAGGTAGTCTGCCCATGATGCCATTTCATCTATATCATTACTGAGGTATAATTGATTGAGATCAAATTCTACGGAACTTATATAATTTGGATTGTTCCCATGTTTCTTAAGGTGATCAATTGTCGAGGTGCTACGCATATACCAACCCACTTCATTTTGGTTTTCACATAACATTTTTACAATGGCTGTGGCCCAACTTCCCCCACCAAAAACGGCAAATTTGGTTTTATTTGTCATTGTAGTTTTAGATTTTTAAAATTGATCCTTGAATACTATTTTCAACCTTTAAACTTTGCATTTTTTCAAAAGTACACATTTCAACACAAAAATATTTCTTGAAAATCAATAGTATATAAGTAATTTCTCTCCCGGAATGTATGTGCTTAAGATTAAAACTGATAACGGAATTTTTCCTTCTAAGATAGTAAAGGATTAATATTATTTATAAAAATTCATTTCATCTAAATATTTCCAAACCTCTGCCGGTAGCATAGGACGGATATTCTTTCCAGACTTTATTCCTTTCCGAATAAAGGTGGAGGAGAGTTCGATAATTGGGGCATCAACCATTTTAATCTTTTCGTGGTAAATTTTCTTCCCTCCATCTGGAGAAGTATAAAATTGGGAATCAACATTCCCATTTGAGATTCTGGGATATACGTAAATCGGGTAGCGATCCAAGATAATATTATAGTTTTTCCATTTTGGAAAACTCTTTAAATTATCTTCTCCCATTATCAAACAATAAGTGTGATTAGGATATTTTTCCTCTAAATGCACCAAGGTATTTATGGTATAATTGGGCTGCGGAAGATCGAATTCAACATTACTCACCCTTAGCTTTGGGAAATCCTCCACAGCAATTCTAACCATTGCTAATCTATGGTGGTCTTCTAATAAGGTTTTTTTCTTTTTAAGGGGATTGTGTGGAGTTACCACGAACCAAACCTCATCCAAATCACTAAATTCCACCATATAATTGCCAATAATCAAATGCCCAATATGGATTGGATTGAAAGTTCCGAAGAAAAGTCCTGTTTTTTTTGGTTTCAAACTGTTATTTCTGATTTTTGGAAGTAAGGTTTTTATTCTTTTTTCTCTTCTCTCTTTCTCTTCTTTTTTTCAACTTATTCGCAGCCCTTTGTTATAAAATCAGCAACCAATGTATGTGCTTCATCCAAAGCTGTCGGTAGGTCATGGTTTTTTATAATGTAATCAAATTGGGGCGCCGTTGCCAGCTCAACGGAAGCTTTTGCGATCCGCATGTTTATACGATCGTCACTTTCGGTTTTGCGTTTTTTAAGTCGGATTTTTAATTCGTCAATGCTTGGCGGTTTTACGAAAACAGCAAGGGTTTTTTCAGGAAATTTCTTTTTTATGCGAAGGCCGCCAACTACGTCAATATCAAAAATGACATTTTTCCCATTGCTCCAAATGCGTTCTACTTCGGTTTTTAATGTTCCGTAGAAGTTATCGCGGTAGACCTCTTCCCATTCCAGGAAATCGCCATTTTTTATATGTTGCTTGAATTCCTTTAATGAAATAAAATAATAGTTTTCTCCGTCCCTTTCATCCCCACGTGCGTCGCGGGAAGTACAAGAAACGGAAAACTCTAGGTTTAGGTCTTTTTGTTTTAATAAATGTTGTACTATAGTAGTTTTTCCACTGCCCGAGGGTGCTGAGAATACTATTAATTTGCCTCCTTTAGTTGAGTTCATGTTGGTAATTTTCCTAGAGCTAATTTTGTGAAATTTCTTATCTAAAGGACATTAAGGGCTTGTTCCTTTATCTTTTCCAGTTCGTCTTTCATTTGGACCACTACTTGTTGCATTGGGGCATAATTTGCCTTGCTTCCAATGGTATTGATCTCCCTGCCAATTTCCTGGGTTATAAATCCCAATTTTTTCCCGTTGGAATCATGCGATTTTAAGGATTTCTCGAAATAATCAAGGTGATTTTTCAAGCGGACCACTTCTTCTGTAATATCATACTTTTCTAGATAATAGATCAATTCCTGTTCAAATCGATTTTCATCTACTTTCTCTTTCAAATCGGAAATAGCCTTTCTAAGACGTTCCTTAACTCCGGAAATTCGCTCAGGATCCATAACTATAACTTGCGCGAGTAATTTTGAAATAGTTTGGGTGCGGGCCAGAAAATCCTTTTCCAAGACTTTGCCTTCGTCGGTTCTATATTTGTTGATAGCTTTTAAAGCTTTCTCAACACCTTTTATAATAGCTTTATATTCCTTATCGTCCACTTCTTCGCGCTCGGTTTTTAAAGCATCTGGCATTCGAACTGCCATTTTCAACAGTTCAACGGGGTCGCCATTTACTACGTTTGCCAATTGTTCTATATATTGTTTTACAATGGCCTCATTTAGCTGTGTGGAAGTTTCTGTACCAGAAGTCTCAATATTGAGCATGAAATCTATTTTTCCCCGTTCCAAGGATTTGGCGAGCAAATCGCGAATATCAAGTTCTTTATCCCTATAAGCGGAAGGCACTCTGGTATTAAGATCGAGCGATTTGCTGTTGAGTGATTTTATTTCAATGGTAATGGTTTTGGATGGTAGTTGAACAACTTCTTTACCGTAACCGGTCATGGATTGGATCATATTCCTGATTTATTGAAGCGCAAAGGTAAGGAAATAGTCTTTAGTGAGTAGAGGGTAGAATTTAGTAAAATGACACCATCCTCCAACCCTGCAGAGAGTGCATTGGGTTATTTTGAATTTAAGAATTCTATGGTTCTTGCTTCGCTATAATATAATTCATTCGTTTTATGAAAACCCACATGACCTCCATATTTGGGAATTTCAAGATGGATATTATTCATTTTTTTAGCCAACTCCTGAGGATAGCATTCAGATGAAAGAAAACTAGAATTTTCAGCATTTAAAATATAACTGGGAATTTTAATATTTGGGAGAAATTGTAAACTGCTATTCTTTTTATAATAATCGTAAGCATCCTTAAATCCGTGGGCAGGAGCGGTGTAAACATTGTCAAATTGCAAAAGAGAAGTGATCGTTTCATATTCAGAAAGAGTCATTTTTTCAGGAAAAATCTTCATTTTGGATCTGTATTTTTTCCGAAGATTAATCAAAAATGATTTTTGGTATAACCAATTTGAAACTTTATCCAGAGATTCCAAAGAACCCTTTAAATCGAGAGGTGTTGAGATGGCTACCGCCCGCTTTATTTCCTTCGGAAATGAGTCTCGCTCTCCTAAATACTTCAGGAGTAAATTTCCTCCCAAGCTAAATCCTACCAAGGCAATTTCATCGTATTTATTTTTTTTGAGAATTAAATCGATTATAGCTTCCAAATCATCTGTTTTACCCGCGTTGTAGGAGGAATACAAAAGATTTGGCTCGCCGCTACATCCGCGAAAATTGACCGCGGCTACATCCCAATTATTTTCCACTAAAACTTTAGCTTGACCCTTGATATAAGTACGTTGCGCATTTCCTTCCAATCCATGAAGAACTATCGCAATTTTATGGGAGCGTTTTTTGGAAAAGGACCAATCGATATCCAGAAAATCTCTATCCTCTAAATACAGTCGTTCCCGTTCTTGATCCAATTGCGGGGATGGCCTTAACTTTGAAGAATAGATAGTAGAAAAATGTCCATTCCGGAATAAATATTTAGGTTTATAAGAACTTTGAATTAAAGGCATTTCCTTCGAGGAGTTTTAACAGAAACTAAATAGATTTACTATGCTTGCATAGCAAAAGTAACCTAAATTTGTATAAAAATTTAATGATGTACACCAAACAATTTGAAATCCGTTGGAGTGATGTAGATGCCAACCGCCATCTTAGAAACAGTGCCTATATCGATTATATGAGCCATACCCGTATGAGTTTTTTAATGGAAAATGGGTTAGATCAAAAGCATTTGGTCGATTTTAACTTAGGTCCTGTTGCCTTCTCAGAGAAGATGTATTATTTTCGAGAAGTCTTTCCCGGAAAGCCCGTTCGTGTATCCCTGCAGTTAAAGGGCATCTCGGAAGATGGAATGTATTTTGCCTTTCTCCATAATTTCTACGATTATAAAGGAAGAAATTTTGCACGTTGCATAATGATGGGCGGGTGGATTGATCTGGAAAGTCGAAAGTTGACAGGACTTCCTCAAGAACTTTTGGATAAATTCAACGTATTTGACAAAGCGGACGATTTTAAGATTATTTCTAAAGAGGATACCCGAAAATCGGGGATGCGCCCAAAAGATTTGGATGTAAACTAAATTTTGGTCTGTATTCCGACATTTCTTGGTTTTCTGGTCGAAAGGAATACTCCTGCAAATATTAGGCAAGCCGCGCCAATTCGAAGCGCGTTCAAAGTATCTGCTCCAACTAAAATTGCAAAGGTTGTTGCCACTAGAGGTTGCAAATAGATAAAAACTCCAACAGTGGATGGACTTAATTGTTTTAACGCGAAGATGTTAAACAAATAGGTGAAAAATGTGGTTGCTACAACCACAAAACCTATTTGTCCAAATTCTGAAAATGTAAGTTTCGACCATTCCACTTGCATTACTTCAGAATATCCGATAGGAAGGTTTATACAAAATGCGATTAAGAAGAAAAACTTAAGAAGTGTAATTGCTCTGTATTTGGCAACTAAGGGTTTTACCAAAATTAAATAGAAAGAATAAGAAATGGCATTCAAAACAAACAATAAGTTTCCTAAAGGAATATTGGGTGCGTTAATCTGGGTCTTTTCCTGAAAGAGAATAAGCGCCAGGGCTCCAGAAAGTCCGAAAAAAATTCCAAATGTTTTAATCCAAGTAATGCGTTCTCTTAGGATCAATGCCGTTAAAAGGAGTAATAGAATTGGCGTGATGGTCATGGAGACCGCACTGTTGATTGGAGTAGATAAACTTAAGCCTTTAAAAAACATCAACATATTAAGTACCATCCCAAAAACTGCACAGGCTAAAATCCGGAACCAATCGTTCCGCTCAATTTTTTCAGCTTTTGTAAATAGACTAAGGATCCAAAAGAGTATTGCGGCTCCTCCAACCCGTAAAACGATAAAACCGAAAGGCTGAATTACGTGCGGCATTAAGCCTTTGGCCACCGTATGGTTAATGCCATAAATGGTTTCCGTGGCCGTGGCTGCAAGAAGCGCAATAAACCGCTTATCCATTATTTATGGATAGAACTTTTAGCAGCGTCCACGGTTTTTGGGCTACTTCCTATAAAGATTTTCCCATTATTTACGATAATAGGACGTTTGAGGAAGGTATAATGTTCAAGGATTAGGTTTTTAAAATCTTCCTCAGATAAATTTTTATCCTTTAGATTGCGTTCTTTATACAGTTTTGCTCTTCTGCTAAAAAGGGATTCATAATCGCCAGCAAGATTCATAAGCTTTTCAAGTTCTTCGGGGGTAATCTTATTCTCTTTGATGTCCTTTTTTATAAACGTGGAAGGAATTTCAACTTCTTGCATTACGCGCTTGCAGGTGTCACAAGTGGATAAGTAATATACTGTTTGCATTTAGAAAAATATTTTGAATCAATTAATCTTCAATGATTTTCAGATAAGGTTTTGCTTCTTTTAGCGATATCTTGAGTTCGATGGGCCCCTCGGCATAGCTCGCAATATCGTATTGGTTGTAAACAAAAATAAGACTATCCTGTGTAAATCCCACGGTGTTTGGAAGATGGAAGGAGTCGTTTTCAAACCAGAATCCAGGATCATTAATGGATTCATCTTGAGCTATTTTTTGCTGCTCTCGAAATTTCTTTTCCGCGAAAACCGTAAAACCCTTTTTATTTTTAAACAATTCGTTGGCGGTAAGTTCTTCTCCAGAATCGGGGTCTATGTTTAAGAATGAAGTTGTCCCATAGCCGTGAGCTCCGCCAGTATATAAATATTGGCGCAGTTCTAGGCATATATGTTTGGGGGAATTGTAGATTTCATTCACGGAAATTTCTGCGAAATAATCTGCGGCCATATCTGGAAAACGGGCTCTATCAGCATTAAAGGATTCGATAAAAGTAGTTGCTGCTTCCTCAATGGTTTTAGCTTTCTCTTTTTCATCTTCCGCCATGGACAGGGAAGAAATAATGAAACTGGTTATTTTTTCATTTATTTTCTCGGCTACGTTTCCATTTCCAGAGGCTTTTAAATAGTTAATAGTAACTTCCGGGCACTTGGCATTATTGCAGATTTTCAAATCGCCTTCAGTTAGACTTTCAGCGTTAAGTTGAATGCTTTTTTCCTTATTACATGCCGTTACCAGCAATCCTATCAAGATCAGGGTTATAATTTTGTTGTTCATAAATTAGCGGAAATGTGTGGTTAAGAATGACAAAAAAGGGAGTGGTGAATTTCCATTTTCAAAAGTAATAACTTTGTTATCAGCGATTGTGAAAGTTATATTAAATAGTAAAAGACGGGATAGTTTGGTTAAATTTCAGGATTAACTATAAAAATTAGTAATTACCTCTTAAAATAAATATTGGCAACAGATGAAATTTAATACTAAAGTAATACACGGAGGTCAAGAAAAGGTAGATCCAGCCTATGGCGCTGTAATGCAACCAATTTACCAAACCACAACTTATTCCCAAACAGCACCGGGGTCCAATAATGGTTTTGAATATTCCCGGACCGGAAATCCAACACGTGACGCTTTGGAAAGAGCTTTTGCCAGTCTTGAAAACGGTAATTTTGGCCTTGCTTTTGGAAGCGGAATGGCTGCGATTGATGCAGTGATGAAACTTTTGAGGCCAGGTGATGAAGTAATTTCTACCAATGATCTTTATGGAGGCACTTATCGACTTTTTAAGAGGATTTTTGAAGGCTTTGGTATCAAGTTTCACTTTATAGGGATGGGAAAAATGGATGAAGTTGAGACTTACATAAATAATAAAACCAAGCTGATTTGGGTAGAAACGCCGACCAATCCTATGATGAACATCATCGATTTAAAATCGATGGCACTTAGTGCAAACAAACATCACGTTCTTTTGGCGGTGGATAATACCTTTGCTTCGCCATACTTACAACAACCACTAGATTTGGGGGCAGATATTGTAATGCACAGTGCAACAAAATATTTGGGAGGCCACAGTGATGTGGTAATGGGTGCCTTGGTAGTTAAGGACAAAGAACTCGCAGAGAAACTTTATTTTATACAAAATTCCAGTGGCGCCATCTGTGGTCCACAAGATTGTTTTCTGGTTTTGCGAGGACTAAAGACTCTTCATGTTAGGATGCAACGTCATTGCGAAAACGCAAGGGCAATTGCAGAATATTTGTCCAATCATCCTAAAATTCAGAAAGTTTATTGGCCTGGTTTTAGAAATCATCCTAACCATGCGATAGCCAAGGAACAAATGAAGGATTTTGGTGGAATGATTTCCTTTGTTCCAAAAATGAGTACTGTGGAAGAAGCAATACGGATTGTTCAAAATCTGCGCATATTCACTTTGGCTGAAAGTTTAGGAGGCGTGGAAAGTCTTGCTGGGCATCCAGCGACAATGACTCATGCGAGTATTCCAAAGAAGGAACGGGAAAAACTGGGAATTGTAGATTCTTTGATCCGATTGAGTGTGGGAATCGAAGACGTGGAGGATTTGATTGCAGACCTAAAACAGGCATTGGGATAATTAAACAACAACTATCTAAATTACTATTTTTATAGCTGTTAAATAGAATTTAATAACGAGCAAAGAGATAAATCTTGTCTAATTCAGGTAAAATATATAACCAAGATTTAACCAATAAACCCAATCGTTTGCCTTGTTCTCCGGTACTGGCCTTGTTCCATTATTTTCAAGACTTGGGTTAAGTCCATCCATATAATCCGAGAAATAATAGATCCAACGGCTGTCAAGCATCAAATCGCTAGAGGAATTGAGTTTATATCGAATACCCACACTGCCGAGAACTGCCCAGGTTGAACCGGGATCTTGTTGAAAGGCATTCATATATTTCAATGGGGTAGAATAGGGACTATTTAACTTGCCACGAGAAGAAGTAACTTCCGGATCGAAATTTACCCAGTGGACACCAAAGCTTACAAAAGGTGCAATTTTATATCCACCGGCAGCAAAATCCCGAATGCTAAAGGGGAAATATTCTAACTGCGAACCTAGCTCAATAACTGTTGTGGAACCGCTCATTGCCCGCAACTGCTTGGCCATTAGTGAGGTTTTTTCTGGTCTTACCCATTCTCCATAATGTTCAAAGTTTGTTTTATGGTAATTAAGTTCATTGCGCACCTTAAAGTGATCGTTAAAATAAGTATCGCTAGTGTAGCAATTACAATCTGCTCTATATGAAAAGTTCAAATAATGAACAAGCCCAACTCCAAATCCAACATTTTTTGTATTGGTTTCAAAATTGTTTCGCTGCCCGAAATCGGAATAAAACACTACCGGTCCGGTGATTACACCTATTTCTTGAGAAAAGCCGAATTGAGCAATGGCTTTCTGTTTTCCTCCAAAGACTAATATTAAAAACACCACTAGCAGTATTCTGGTATTCATTAGGAAAAACAGGTTTAGGTTAATGTTAACAAATATAAAAAAACATCATAAACAAAAGAGTAATTTTCGTTCTATTAATCAAATCTTTATGTTTTAACATAAAGCCCATAATAACTGCCAAAATTCAGGTCCCAGGCATCGCGGTAAAAAATAGTAATTCTCAACCAATTTCTATGATAACTATGGAAAGAGGAATCAAGAGAAGATGGATTAAAAAATGGGATTATTCTTCGGAATTATGTGTTGAAAATATTTCTATAAAATTGAAATTTTTTAAAATCAATTCGCATTGGGAATTTATTTATGCCCATCAATTCTGCAATAAATACTATTTTAGCGTGTTTATAAATCAAAACTATTTCTATGAAGCGAGTGGTCGCTCTTTTACTTGCTTTGCTCCCTTTTTCTGGTATAGCACAAAATTATCAGGATCGTTGGGTTGGGCACTTCTCTTATGTTTCTATTAAAGATATTTCCAAAGGAGATAACAAATTATATGTGGCAGCAGAAAATGCTGTATTTACCTATGACCTTGCTTCAGGTAACCTAAAGACGATTTCCACCATAAACGGGCTTTCCGGAGAATTTATCACTGCTATCCATTATAGTCAGGAATACGGGTTGTTGGTAATTGGTTATGAAAACGGTCTTATTGATATAGTTAAAAAGGGAAAAGAGAATGTGATAAAAGTTGTTGACATAAAGGAAAAACAAACCATTCCCCCAGACCGCAAACGGATCAACAATTTTAATGAGCACAACGGCAATCTGTATATTGCGACCAAATATGGAATTTCTGTGTATAATCTGGCAAGGCTTGAATTTGGAGATACTTATTTTATAGGAAATGGGGGGAGCCAAATTAATGTAGTTCAGACCACTGTTCAAGACCCTTATATTTTTGCTGCAAGTGAACAGGATGGAATGTTGCGCGCTCGAGTAGCTGACGATAACTTAATTGATTTTCGTAATTGGTCCACAATTATAAATGGAGGATTTAAAGCTTTGGAGAATCTGGGAGGTGAGCTTTATACTGCGAATAGCTCCAATACGGTATTACGGTTTACGCCATTTGGGGATGTTACGAACATGCAAAGTTTTTCCAGCAACATTCAAAGCTTTAGGAAATCTGATGATTTACTTACCATTACCACAACAAATTCGCTACAGGTTTATTCTCCCGGATTTCTTATTGAAGATCAAATTAGAAATGTACAGGGATATGATTTAAACCTATTTTCGGGATTTGCAATTGGAAGAAATGCCTATTTAGGAACCCAAGAAGATGGACTTTTAATTGTTCCTTTCGGCAGTACGCTACCAAATCAAGTTCTGCCAAATGGCCCTATCCGGAATAGTCCTTTTGCGATGGATACTTCTGCAGGAGAATTATGGGTAAGTTTTGGAGAAACCACGGTTAATTTTAATCCATATCCACTTTCGCGATATGGGGTAAGTCATTTAAGAGATACCGTTTGGAATAACATTTCTTATAAGGAACTGAGTACGGCTGTAAATGCAGAACCTACTGATTTAATGAAAGTAACTATCAATCCAGATAATCCTAAAGAAGTTTTTATGAGCTCTTTTCAAAAGGGACTACTTAAGCTTGTGGATGAGGAACCTGTGATTCTTTATGACGAAACCAATAGTCCTTTGGAGAGAGTTCAGATTGTAACTAACCAGGGAACAGCCGATGCGGGAATTAGAATATTCGGGTCGGATTTTGACAGTCAAGGCAACCTGTGGTTTGTGCAAAGTAAAACGGATAAAGGTTTGATAAAGCTTTCTCCAGGTGGACAGTTTCAAAAAATTGATTTGACCAATATTTTACCAAACCCTTTGGGAGAATTGGCCCTGACTAAATTGGTAATATCGCGGGAAAATTATATATTTTTTGGGTCTTACTTTAATGGGGTAATGGGCTATAATCCCCAGACGAGAGCAATGAACAAGATAAGTGAGAACGCTGGAAACGGAAATCTTCCCTCCGCAAATGTGCGGGCCCTGGCCCTCGATGCGCAAAACAGGTTATGGATAGGCACCTTGACTGGACTAAGAGTACTCTACAGTCCCTCTAGTTTTTTTCAAGACGGTAGTCGACCTGAATCACAACCCATAATTATACTGGAGGATGGGGTGGCGCAGGAACTTTTATACCAACAATCTATAACAGATATTGAAGTGGATGGCTCCAATAATAAATGGATTTCTACAGCTACCTCTGGAGTTTTTTATCTCTCTGCCGATGGGCAAGAAACGATTTTAAGATTCACCAAGGATAATTCGCCTTTGCCTACCAATAATGTTCAGGATATCGCTATTGATCCCTTCACGGGTATTGTTTACTTCGCTACCACCCAAGGTCTTGTAGCTTATAAAGGGACCGCGACTACGCCGCGAGATAATTTGGGAGACCTTCATGCTTTTCCAAATCCAGTGCGTCCAGGTTTTTCTGGAGACGTAACTATTGATGGCCTAACCGCTCGTGCTAACGTTAAGATTACCGATATAACAGGGAATCTTGTTTTTGAAACCACTTCAAAAGGGGGAAGCGTGCTTTGGGATACCACCGCCTTTGGAAAATACAAAGTTCGTTCTGGAGTTTATCTGATTTTAGTTACAACAGATGATTTTGTCGAAACGAAGGTTTCGAAAATTATGATAATACGATAATGATCGTAAAGACTAAAGCCATCGTTTTTTCGGCCATCAAATACTCTGAGGCCGATCTTATTGCTTGCTGCTATACAGAAAGCGATGGTGTAAAATCTTATTTACTGCGGAACATTCTCAAATCTAAAAAGTCCGGTTTAAAAGCTTCCTATTTTCAACCTTTGACACAACTGGATATAATCGCTAACCATAAGGATAAGGGTACACTTGAATATATTAGGGAAGCCAAAGTTTCTATTCCTTATGTTAGCTTACATACGAATATTGTAAAATCTAGTTTGGTTATGTTCTTGGCAGAAATGCTCAAAAACTGCATTCGCGAGGAGGAAGCAAATCCAATGCTTTTCGGCTTTTTGGAAGATTCTTTATCTTGGCTGGATCAAAATGATGGCGTGGCGAATTTTCATATTTATTTTTTACTTCGCATAAGCCATTTTATTGGTTTC includes:
- a CDS encoding YicC/YloC family endoribonuclease — protein: MIQSMTGYGKEVVQLPSKTITIEIKSLNSKSLDLNTRVPSAYRDKELDIRDLLAKSLERGKIDFMLNIETSGTETSTQLNEAIVKQYIEQLANVVNGDPVELLKMAVRMPDALKTEREEVDDKEYKAIIKGVEKALKAINKYRTDEGKVLEKDFLARTQTISKLLAQVIVMDPERISGVKERLRKAISDLKEKVDENRFEQELIYYLEKYDITEEVVRLKNHLDYFEKSLKSHDSNGKKLGFITQEIGREINTIGSKANYAPMQQVVVQMKDELEKIKEQALNVL
- a CDS encoding NAD(P)H-dependent glycerol-3-phosphate dehydrogenase encodes the protein MTNKTKFAVFGGGSWATAIVKMLCENQNEVGWYMRSTSTIDHLKKHGNNPNYISSVEFDLNQLYLSNDIDEMASWADYLIFVIPSAFLHLELEKLTVSLENKVIFSAIKGIVPETSLIVGDHFNTFYKVPFNNIGIISGPCHAEEVALERLSYLTIASADSTKAEIVANALRSDYIRCTTSDDVLGTEYAAMLKNIYAVAAGIAHGLGYGDNFQSVLMSNAIREMKKYVKRVHKMKRDINDSAYLGDLLVTGYSIFSRNRMFGTMIGKGYTVKSAQLELSQIAEGYYATKSAYHLNQQKGKKKAKTPIIDAVYQILYENKDPKKTFKKLTEKLD
- a CDS encoding DUF3298 and DUF4163 domain-containing protein, which gives rise to MNNKIITLILIGLLVTACNKEKSIQLNAESLTEGDLKICNNAKCPEVTINYLKASGNGNVAEKINEKITSFIISSLSMAEDEKEKAKTIEEAATTFIESFNADRARFPDMAADYFAEISVNEIYNSPKHICLELRQYLYTGGAHGYGTTSFLNIDPDSGEELTANELFKNKKGFTVFAEKKFREQQKIAQDESINDPGFWFENDSFHLPNTVGFTQDSLIFVYNQYDIASYAEGPIELKISLKEAKPYLKIIED
- the gmk gene encoding guanylate kinase, translated to MNSTKGGKLIVFSAPSGSGKTTIVQHLLKQKDLNLEFSVSCTSRDARGDERDGENYYFISLKEFKQHIKNGDFLEWEEVYRDNFYGTLKTEVERIWSNGKNVIFDIDVVGGLRIKKKFPEKTLAVFVKPPSIDELKIRLKKRKTESDDRINMRIAKASVELATAPQFDYIIKNHDLPTALDEAHTLVADFITKGCE
- a CDS encoding YheT family hydrolase, giving the protein MPLIQSSYKPKYLFRNGHFSTIYSSKLRPSPQLDQERERLYLEDRDFLDIDWSFSKKRSHKIAIVLHGLEGNAQRTYIKGQAKVLVENNWDVAAVNFRGCSGEPNLLYSSYNAGKTDDLEAIIDLILKKNKYDEIALVGFSLGGNLLLKYLGERDSFPKEIKRAVAISTPLDLKGSLESLDKVSNWLYQKSFLINLRKKYRSKMKIFPEKMTLSEYETITSLLQFDNVYTAPAHGFKDAYDYYKKNSSLQFLPNIKIPSYILNAENSSFLSSECYPQELAKKMNNIHLEIPKYGGHVGFHKTNELYYSEARTIEFLNSK
- a CDS encoding arsenate reductase family protein, which gives rise to MQTVYYLSTCDTCKRVMQEVEIPSTFIKKDIKENKITPEELEKLMNLAGDYESLFSRRAKLYKERNLKDKNLSEEDFKNLILEHYTFLKRPIIVNNGKIFIGSSPKTVDAAKSSIHK
- a CDS encoding acyl-CoA thioesterase; the encoded protein is MYTKQFEIRWSDVDANRHLRNSAYIDYMSHTRMSFLMENGLDQKHLVDFNLGPVAFSEKMYYFREVFPGKPVRVSLQLKGISEDGMYFAFLHNFYDYKGRNFARCIMMGGWIDLESRKLTGLPQELLDKFNVFDKADDFKIISKEDTRKSGMRPKDLDVN
- a CDS encoding T9SS type A sorting domain-containing protein, giving the protein MSNFSPGMYVLKIKTDNGIFPSKIVKD
- a CDS encoding cystathionine gamma-synthase, which gives rise to MKFNTKVIHGGQEKVDPAYGAVMQPIYQTTTYSQTAPGSNNGFEYSRTGNPTRDALERAFASLENGNFGLAFGSGMAAIDAVMKLLRPGDEVISTNDLYGGTYRLFKRIFEGFGIKFHFIGMGKMDEVETYINNKTKLIWVETPTNPMMNIIDLKSMALSANKHHVLLAVDNTFASPYLQQPLDLGADIVMHSATKYLGGHSDVVMGALVVKDKELAEKLYFIQNSSGAICGPQDCFLVLRGLKTLHVRMQRHCENARAIAEYLSNHPKIQKVYWPGFRNHPNHAIAKEQMKDFGGMISFVPKMSTVEEAIRIVQNLRIFTLAESLGGVESLAGHPATMTHASIPKKEREKLGIVDSLIRLSVGIEDVEDLIADLKQALG
- a CDS encoding DMT family transporter; the protein is MDKRFIALLAATATETIYGINHTVAKGLMPHVIQPFGFIVLRVGGAAILFWILSLFTKAEKIERNDWFRILACAVFGMVLNMLMFFKGLSLSTPINSAVSMTITPILLLLLTALILRERITWIKTFGIFFGLSGALALILFQEKTQINAPNIPLGNLLFVLNAISYSFYLILVKPLVAKYRAITLLKFFFLIAFCINLPIGYSEVMQVEWSKLTFSEFGQIGFVVVATTFFTYLFNIFALKQLSPSTVGVFIYLQPLVATTFAILVGADTLNALRIGAACLIFAGVFLSTRKPRNVGIQTKI
- the nadD gene encoding nicotinate (nicotinamide) nucleotide adenylyltransferase — protein: MKPKKTGLFFGTFNPIHIGHLIIGNYMVEFSDLDEVWFVVTPHNPLKKKKTLLEDHHRLAMVRIAVEDFPKLRVSNVEFDLPQPNYTINTLVHLEEKYPNHTYCLIMGEDNLKSFPKWKNYNIILDRYPIYVYPRISNGNVDSQFYTSPDGGKKIYHEKIKMVDAPIIELSSTFIRKGIKSGKNIRPMLPAEVWKYLDEMNFYK